One genomic region from Clostridium saccharobutylicum DSM 13864 encodes:
- a CDS encoding RHS repeat-associated core domain-containing protein encodes MTDRNHQVKNQYYYDAFGNVIESKEQVHNRITYTGQQFDGITQQYYLRARFYNPVVGRFTQEDTYRGDGLNLYAYCLNNPIGYYDLSGYACEGKGRAIDGTKRGSKADNVITEADRIKQFNLNNCRGQMKDDLSKLREILKNDKDAKGMGKICSTVDLGDLNLKGEAGSDIWKYNPTIKDYTGVDPREFCKTTEDYTKYYRSLLSDEHLESLPDSFWVGKNKEFVKEDMSKLRADIERVKSEAADEGEFNQYGEPSFESDWNVDNCAEIWSSRDAILKGARYDDLVYRTEHLGGGFAKPCENCKITFKGTYNIDN; translated from the coding sequence ATTACGGATAGAAATCACCAAGTTAAAAATCAGTATTACTATGATGCGTTTGGGAATGTTATTGAAAGTAAGGAACAGGTTCATAATAGGATAACTTATACTGGGCAGCAGTTTGATGGCATAACTCAGCAGTATTATTTGAGGGCTAGGTTTTATAATCCTGTTGTCGGTAGATTTACTCAGGAAGATACTTATCGTGGAGATGGATTAAATCTTTATGCTTATTGTTTGAATAATCCTATTGGGTATTATGATCTGAGTGGGTATGCATGTGAAGGTAAAGGAAGAGCTATAGATGGTACTAAGAGGGGAAGTAAAGCTGATAATGTTATTACTGAAGCTGATAGAATTAAGCAATTTAATCTAAATAATTGCAGAGGACAAATGAAAGATGATTTAAGTAAATTAAGAGAAATATTAAAAAATGATAAAGATGCAAAGGGTATGGGTAAAATTTGTTCAACAGTGGATTTGGGCGATTTAAACTTAAAAGGTGAAGCCGGAAGTGATATCTGGAAGTATAACCCAACGATAAAAGATTATACAGGAGTTGACCCTAGAGAATTTTGTAAAACAACTGAGGATTATACTAAATATTATAGAAGTTTATTATCTGATGAGCATTTAGAAAGTTTACCTGATAGCTTTTGGGTTGGAAAAAATAAAGAGTTCGTTAAGGAAGATATGTCTAAATTAAGAGCTGATATTGAAAGAGTTAAAAGTGAGGCTGCAGATGAAGGTGAATTTAATCAGTATGGTGAACCAAGTTTTGAATCTGACTGGAATGTTGATAACTGTGCAGAAATTTGGAGCTCAAGAGATGCAATCTTAAAAGGTGCAAGATATGATGATTTGGTTTATCGTACAGAACATCTAGGTGGAGGATTTGCAAAACCTTGTGAAAATTGCAAGATAACATTTAAAGGAACTTATAATATTGATAATTAG
- a CDS encoding SUKH-3 domain-containing protein, with amino-acid sequence MEISNKTIEVLKNSGWYEGRKIDITENLEFLKERGFEVFESAKKFMEEFGELKINVEKIRKNGTTKVSKHSTCIKETIGVLNSLNFGLEEYVNEKVMLIGSLYDFEIDLYISESGRIFKSIGWVGDSVWEAFDNIINEKGTIIWDKFNG; translated from the coding sequence ATGGAAATATCTAATAAAACAATAGAAGTATTAAAGAATTCAGGATGGTATGAGGGAAGAAAAATAGATATAACAGAAAATTTAGAATTTCTTAAAGAAAGAGGATTCGAAGTTTTTGAAAGTGCAAAAAAGTTTATGGAGGAGTTTGGTGAATTAAAAATAAATGTTGAAAAGATTAGAAAAAACGGGACCACAAAGGTATCTAAACATAGTACTTGTATTAAGGAAACAATAGGAGTGTTAAATAGCTTAAATTTTGGTTTGGAGGAATATGTAAATGAGAAAGTTATGCTTATAGGTTCGCTTTATGATTTTGAGATAGATTTATATATATCTGAGTCTGGAAGAATATTCAAATCGATAGGTTGGGTAGGAGATAGTGTTTGGGAAGCATTTGATAATATTATTAATGAAAAAGGAACAATAATTTGGGATAAATTTAATGGGTAA
- a CDS encoding phage integrase N-terminal SAM-like domain-containing protein, which yields MMMIIEEFKTNLIEDGKSPKTIESYVGDTSAFVAFIESKGVDFAGEMKRFYIISYRNYLIENQYELSTINKKVNSIQSFNKYLIDNGYTKDVVVDIAKDRVKLAYGLKGR from the coding sequence ATGATGATGATAATAGAAGAATTCAAAACTAATTTAATTGAGGATGGAAAAAGCCCTAAAACAATAGAAAGCTATGTAGGAGATACTTCTGCTTTTGTGGCATTTATTGAAAGTAAAGGAGTAGATTTTGCTGGAGAGATGAAAAGATTCTATATCATAAGCTACAGGAATTACCTAATTGAAAATCAGTATGAGCTATCAACAATAAATAAGAAAGTAAATAGTATTCAATCATTTAATAAATATCTAATAGACAATGGCTACACAAAAGATGTTGTGGTAGATATTGCAAAGGATAGAGTAAAACTAGCCTACGGTCTGAAAGGCAGGTAG
- a CDS encoding RHS repeat-associated core domain-containing protein: MLESSENSTEDLNKNSNAQLESKLNRYYYTVDEQGSTAFITDKNQQIKNEYYYDAFGHVIESKEEVHNRITYTGQQFDGITGQYYLRARFYNPVIGRFTQEDVYRGDGLNLYAYCGNNPVRYYDPSGYASNAGKCWSKTNPFDLNNEKQKYTDNVTEQIKVKGTYDSKAQNSDILRGELKTSGNMQTPPYGNAAHHIVAAKEEDAKIARDILKEYSVDVNSASNGVFLPYGKKETNSYITTETTHNGSHTGDYYKYVNNKLQQTIEEIETNGGTVTSKDITKTLDDIRKGLLDGTVKLNKPK, translated from the coding sequence ATTTTAGAGTCAAGTGAAAATTCAACTGAGGATTTAAATAAAAATTCAAATGCACAATTAGAATCTAAATTAAATAGATATTACTATACTGTTGATGAACAAGGTAGTACAGCATTTATTACTGATAAAAATCAGCAAATTAAAAACGAATATTATTATGATGCTTTTGGTCATGTTATTGAAAGCAAAGAAGAAGTTCATAATAGGATAACTTATACTGGACAGCAGTTTGATGGGATTACGGGACAATATTATTTGAGAGCTAGATTCTATAATCCTGTGATTGGAAGGTTCACTCAAGAGGATGTTTATAGGGGTGATGGGTTAAATCTTTATGCTTATTGTGGGAATAATCCTGTTAGGTATTATGATCCTAGTGGTTATGCTAGCAATGCAGGTAAGTGTTGGAGTAAAACAAATCCATTTGATTTAAACAATGAAAAACAAAAATATACTGATAATGTAACAGAGCAGATTAAAGTAAAAGGGACTTATGATAGTAAGGCTCAAAATAGTGATATTTTAAGAGGTGAACTTAAAACTTCAGGAAACATGCAGACACCACCATATGGTAATGCAGCACATCATATTGTTGCAGCAAAGGAAGAGGATGCCAAAATAGCTAGAGATATATTAAAGGAATATAGTGTAGATGTTAATTCAGCTTCGAATGGTGTATTTTTACCTTATGGAAAAAAAGAAACTAATAGTTATATTACGACAGAAACAACTCATAATGGCTCACATACTGGTGATTATTATAAGTATGTAAATAATAAATTGCAACAAACAATAGAAGAAATTGAGACTAATGGTGGTACAGTAACTTCTAAAGATATTACAAAAACATTAGATGATATTAGAAAAGGATTATTAGATGGAACTGTAAAATTAAATAAACCAAAATAA
- a CDS encoding DUF6531 domain-containing protein, protein MKINKVTIERNYESLNNRVGLLGIGWRTSFETFVEVEGEKINVLCTDGHVESFYLIEDEWVNDKAGAKIYSLKQENNY, encoded by the coding sequence ATGAAAATTAATAAAGTCACCATTGAAAGAAATTATGAATCACTAAATAACAGAGTAGGACTTCTTGGTATTGGATGGAGAACAAGTTTTGAAACTTTCGTTGAAGTTGAAGGTGAAAAAATAAATGTACTTTGCACCGATGGTCATGTAGAAAGCTTTTATTTAATTGAAGATGAATGGGTAAATGATAAAGCTGGAGCAAAGATTTATTCATTAAAGCAAGAAAATAATTATTAG
- a CDS encoding FHA domain-containing protein yields the protein MNEENNVEFNNKLLLTMQLINVCIGVIIALICVVAYITIKSIYIRALIIIIAISFGIVCFINLYKRLNKKEIVQDESNIRKIQLINEENEIIKTWDVGDKISFIIGKNSKDNDVFVDLNCSIYSSFIEDNHAVLNYAAGKWYIEDLSEESGITIKKNDDDIKYRIVKDAPCEIKKGDILFISKVKLLLK from the coding sequence TTGAATGAAGAAAATAATGTAGAGTTCAATAATAAATTATTGCTAACAATGCAGTTAATCAATGTATGTATAGGAGTCATAATAGCGTTGATATGCGTAGTTGCTTATATCACAATAAAGTCAATTTATATAAGAGCATTAATTATAATCATTGCAATAAGTTTTGGAATAGTATGCTTTATTAACTTATATAAAAGACTTAACAAAAAAGAGATAGTTCAAGATGAAAGCAATATAAGAAAAATTCAGTTGATTAATGAAGAAAATGAAATTATAAAAACATGGGATGTAGGAGATAAAATATCATTTATTATTGGTAAAAATTCAAAAGATAATGATGTATTTGTAGATTTGAACTGTTCTATATATTCAAGTTTTATAGAAGATAATCATGCAGTTTTAAATTATGCAGCAGGAAAATGGTATATAGAAGATCTATCAGAAGAAAGTGGAATTACCATTAAAAAAAATGATGATGATATAAAGTATAGAATTGTAAAAGATGCCCCTTGTGAAATAAAAAAAGGTGACATTTTATTTATTTCTAAAGTTAAACTTTTACTAAAATAA
- a CDS encoding FHA domain-containing protein: protein MGLIRCPNGHMFSERRYGTICPYCNIDTSQKERPEPIQEKFDVETNLLYQEIEPVCGWLVCIEGTRVGKDYKIKNGKNFIGRADDMDIQIIGDNDIAARNHAIVVYDPKKKNYVLLPGDSSGIAYLNEEPAYMPSQLSAYDVIELGKSRFLFVPFCGEHFEWQDNE, encoded by the coding sequence ATGGGACTTATTAGATGCCCAAATGGACACATGTTTAGTGAAAGGCGTTATGGAACAATATGTCCATATTGTAATATAGATACTTCTCAAAAAGAAAGACCAGAACCAATTCAAGAAAAATTTGATGTAGAAACTAATCTTTTATATCAAGAAATTGAACCAGTTTGTGGATGGTTGGTATGCATTGAAGGTACAAGAGTTGGCAAAGATTATAAAATAAAGAATGGAAAAAACTTTATAGGTAGAGCTGATGATATGGATATACAAATAATAGGAGATAACGATATTGCAGCTAGAAATCATGCAATAGTTGTATATGATCCAAAGAAAAAGAATTATGTATTACTTCCAGGAGATTCTTCAGGAATTGCTTATTTAAATGAGGAGCCTGCTTATATGCCATCACAATTATCTGCTTATGATGTAATTGAACTTGGTAAAAGTAGATTTCTATTTGTACCATTCTGTGGAGAACATTTTGAATGGCAAGATAATGAGTAG
- a CDS encoding PP2C family protein-serine/threonine phosphatase — protein MLYVNNYSSLNLILLLICILIILFIIRSYLLKKLNKKDLKIAKDISIGYEEIQEDYGEVVTTYNGTIAVLADGLGKNEAGRISSMTAVKTIIRMFKEEGNREKIQYFLKKAFNKANREIIKRVERDKGGASVLSVIITDNLLNYALVGDVMLAIFRNKELVRLSKGHSIGEVAQKEYYNGKIQKPEALYAIKEKKLLYYIGQESFKNVEISENPIQLKKNDIVLLMTRGVYEGLRWIEFEEILRKKKFNIDEMCENIMEKIENKNNCNSSIIIMKYSGKKRNC, from the coding sequence ATGTTATATGTTAATAATTATTCAAGTTTAAATTTAATACTTTTACTCATATGTATACTTATAATTCTTTTTATTATAAGAAGCTATTTATTAAAAAAATTAAATAAAAAAGATTTAAAAATAGCAAAAGATATAAGTATTGGCTATGAAGAAATTCAAGAAGACTATGGTGAAGTAGTAACCACATATAATGGGACTATTGCTGTTTTAGCAGATGGATTAGGTAAGAATGAGGCTGGAAGAATTTCAAGTATGACAGCAGTTAAAACAATAATAAGGATGTTTAAAGAAGAGGGAAATAGAGAAAAGATTCAGTATTTTCTAAAAAAGGCTTTTAATAAAGCTAATCGTGAAATTATAAAAAGAGTTGAAAGAGATAAAGGTGGAGCAAGCGTACTCTCTGTAATAATAACTGATAATTTATTAAATTATGCTTTAGTTGGAGATGTGATGCTTGCTATTTTTAGGAATAAAGAACTTGTTAGATTAAGTAAGGGACATTCAATAGGAGAAGTAGCACAAAAAGAATACTATAATGGTAAGATTCAAAAACCAGAAGCATTATATGCTATTAAAGAAAAAAAGCTTTTATATTATATTGGACAAGAATCATTCAAAAATGTAGAAATTTCGGAAAATCCAATTCAACTTAAAAAAAATGATATAGTGCTACTCATGACTAGAGGTGTATATGAAGGTCTACGATGGATAGAATTTGAGGAAATTTTAAGGAAGAAAAAATTTAATATTGATGAGATGTGTGAAAATATAATGGAGAAAATTGAAAATAAAAATAATTGCAATAGCAGTATTATAATTATGAAATATTCTGGAAAGAAGAGGAACTGCTAA
- a CDS encoding PP2C family protein-serine/threonine phosphatase produces the protein MRKLNSKFETSFISEEGTYLQNKDYFAFVELDNYACYVIADGIDKDKELESAKIAVTTFIKDFTARPTMNKFILRKYLKKVNDELIASSRNVRLKASMTVVITNYSKLIYSVIGNTRFYYFKDGYLKHKSKDQSLAQQLADDEMIPIDAMAKHAERNNLSSYLGQSDFRRPYISSKIKLFDGDVFTLLTKGIWENCDAKEIEDSLEGAKEPKEVIDNVEDMILSRQHKEIDNYTLAMTFVEKAYLDPKRSKKIKIAVIVAILLLLITLIGVGAFIIYKHKKADNIATMNKDKQDAEEYIQNGNIEKANEEYKNALDIAKKYKLTDDEKNLDDDYKYTGIIIDADKDLEGKKYQDALDKYNRALEKAGDSEDVGSDYISKKMDIAKQGIKVSDSLTLGDKQMDDGDLDGALQNYLDAKDLAVECNLKDEKKEAMDKIQKIYDQKAADAKQQKDDADKAAADKKQSDEDEKKKQEDAAKKAEDSKKASDESVNKAIDLRKNGDLKYTAGDYVSAKMYYELAKEKFEEANNNSLADELVDKIAIMDKKIGETSDKKTEADRYKEGADSKYASGDNTSAKVLYLLAKDAYSSLGDNDGLSQVTEKLNAIDQASASNKQAQPSGK, from the coding sequence ATGAGGAAGCTAAACTCAAAATTTGAAACAAGTTTTATATCAGAAGAAGGAACCTATCTGCAAAATAAAGATTATTTTGCTTTTGTTGAACTGGATAATTACGCATGTTATGTAATAGCAGATGGAATAGATAAAGATAAGGAATTAGAGAGTGCAAAAATAGCAGTAACAACTTTCATAAAAGATTTTACAGCAAGACCTACAATGAATAAATTTATTTTGAGGAAATACTTAAAAAAAGTAAATGATGAACTCATAGCAAGTAGTAGAAATGTAAGATTAAAAGCATCGATGACAGTAGTTATAACCAACTATAGTAAATTAATTTATTCAGTAATTGGAAATACAAGATTTTATTATTTTAAAGATGGATACTTAAAACATAAAAGTAAAGATCAATCACTGGCACAACAATTAGCAGATGATGAAATGATTCCTATTGATGCAATGGCAAAGCATGCTGAGAGGAATAATCTATCTTCATATTTAGGACAAAGTGATTTTAGAAGACCATACATATCAAGTAAAATCAAACTTTTCGATGGAGATGTATTTACGCTTCTAACAAAAGGAATATGGGAAAACTGTGATGCTAAGGAAATAGAAGATTCATTAGAAGGTGCAAAAGAACCTAAAGAAGTAATTGACAATGTTGAAGATATGATTTTATCGAGACAACATAAAGAAATAGATAACTATACTTTAGCTATGACTTTTGTTGAAAAAGCATATCTAGATCCCAAAAGGAGCAAAAAAATAAAAATAGCTGTAATAGTTGCAATACTCTTACTCTTAATAACACTAATAGGGGTAGGGGCATTTATAATATATAAACATAAAAAAGCTGATAATATTGCCACAATGAACAAAGATAAACAAGATGCGGAAGAATATATTCAAAATGGAAATATTGAAAAAGCAAATGAAGAATATAAAAATGCTTTAGATATAGCTAAGAAGTACAAGCTTACTGATGATGAAAAAAATTTAGATGATGATTATAAATATACAGGAATAATAATTGATGCTGATAAAGATTTAGAAGGAAAAAAATATCAGGATGCTTTAGATAAATATAATCGTGCATTAGAAAAAGCAGGAGATTCAGAAGATGTAGGAAGCGATTATATATCAAAGAAAATGGATATAGCTAAACAAGGCATAAAAGTTTCAGACTCATTAACACTAGGAGATAAGCAAATGGATGATGGAGATTTAGATGGTGCGTTGCAAAATTATTTAGATGCTAAAGATCTAGCAGTGGAATGCAATCTAAAAGATGAAAAGAAAGAAGCTATGGATAAAATTCAAAAGATTTATGATCAAAAAGCTGCTGATGCAAAACAACAAAAGGATGATGCAGATAAAGCAGCAGCAGACAAAAAGCAATCAGATGAAGATGAGAAAAAGAAGCAAGAAGATGCAGCAAAAAAAGCAGAGGATAGCAAGAAAGCATCAGATGAAAGTGTAAATAAAGCTATAGATCTTAGAAAAAATGGGGATCTAAAATATACAGCAGGTGATTATGTAAGTGCAAAAATGTACTATGAATTAGCTAAAGAAAAATTTGAGGAAGCAAATAATAATAGTTTAGCTGATGAATTAGTAGATAAAATAGCTATTATGGATAAAAAAATAGGTGAAACTTCAGATAAAAAGACTGAAGCTGATAGATATAAAGAAGGAGCAGATAGCAAATATGCATCTGGCGATAATACTTCAGCAAAAGTATTATACCTTTTAGCTAAAGATGCATACAGCAGTTTAGGAGACAATGATGGTTTATCACAAGTAACTGAAAAATTAAATGCTATAGATCAAGCTTCAGCATCAAATAAACAAGCTCAGCCTTCAGGCAAATAA
- a CDS encoding phage baseplate assembly protein V — MSDEYVYAQGDIIVEPYKFQKITKLKVVNELNEHSKLCISGIISDENVDKYVESAGAKDTINVSLKDDEGNETVLFNGFVTKIGIKAKNDVRTLEVEALSKTFLMDIRKFSGSYQDENLTFNDIFKQKNRGYKDIIMLDNVTDGAKINKFIVQYKETDWEFLKRQASYFNVALVPECRMTGIKYSIGGAGENKVYDIDEFNYSIEKDLQEYKLRDSNEAYALNDLNLVSYEITTNKLMKLYNKVNFKGRQLLVYRVETELEGGMITSKYILKDENGMKVKRVYNDKMIGMSLQGRVLDTQKDRVKVSLEIDGSSTERDGARWFEFATIFSQPNGTGWYCMPEIEDVVRLYFPDNEEKHAYVVSSMHYEGIDSSKRSDPSVKSISTKYGKEIVMSPGSVEIIGNGNLLMKMTDDGGIEVNSNKKIILDAKDDIEINGGAKVQIKGHKGIKLTQADASMTIKNDVTMSGGKVNVQN, encoded by the coding sequence ATGAGTGATGAATATGTTTATGCTCAAGGAGATATTATAGTAGAACCTTATAAATTTCAGAAAATAACAAAGCTTAAGGTAGTTAATGAATTAAATGAACATTCAAAGCTTTGCATTAGCGGAATCATAAGTGATGAAAATGTAGACAAGTATGTTGAGTCAGCAGGAGCAAAGGATACTATTAATGTGTCATTAAAAGATGATGAAGGAAATGAAACTGTTTTATTTAATGGGTTTGTAACTAAGATTGGAATTAAAGCAAAAAATGATGTAAGAACACTAGAGGTGGAAGCATTAAGTAAAACATTCTTAATGGATATAAGAAAATTTAGTGGTTCATATCAAGATGAAAATCTTACTTTCAATGATATTTTTAAACAGAAAAATAGAGGATATAAAGATATTATAATGTTAGATAATGTTACAGATGGAGCTAAAATAAATAAATTTATAGTTCAATATAAGGAAACAGATTGGGAATTTTTAAAAAGACAAGCATCATATTTTAATGTGGCGTTAGTGCCTGAGTGTAGAATGACTGGAATAAAATATTCAATAGGTGGAGCTGGAGAAAACAAAGTTTATGATATTGATGAATTTAACTATTCTATAGAGAAAGACTTGCAGGAATATAAGTTGAGAGATTCCAATGAAGCATATGCATTAAATGATTTAAATTTAGTGAGCTATGAAATAACTACTAATAAGTTAATGAAACTATATAATAAAGTTAATTTTAAAGGAAGACAGCTTTTAGTATATAGAGTTGAAACAGAGCTTGAAGGAGGAATGATCACAAGTAAGTACATATTAAAAGATGAAAATGGTATGAAGGTGAAAAGAGTATATAATGACAAAATGATAGGAATGTCTCTTCAAGGCAGAGTTCTTGATACCCAGAAGGACAGGGTTAAGGTTTCATTAGAAATAGATGGTAGTTCAACCGAACGTGATGGTGCAAGATGGTTTGAATTTGCTACTATATTTTCACAGCCAAATGGGACAGGTTGGTACTGTATGCCTGAAATTGAGGATGTAGTTAGACTATATTTCCCAGATAATGAAGAAAAACATGCATATGTAGTAAGTTCAATGCATTATGAAGGAATCGATTCTAGCAAACGAAGTGATCCATCTGTAAAGAGTATAAGTACAAAGTATGGAAAAGAAATTGTTATGAGCCCTGGTTCTGTTGAAATAATTGGGAATGGAAATCTTCTTATGAAAATGACTGATGATGGGGGCATAGAAGTAAATAGTAATAAAAAGATAATACTAGATGCTAAAGATGATATAGAAATAAATGGCGGAGCTAAGGTACAAATCAAAGGGCATAAAGGAATTAAGTTAACTCAAGCAGATGCAAGTATGACAATAAAAAATGATGTAACAATGAGTGGAGGAAAAGTGAACGTTCAAAATTAA
- a CDS encoding imm11 family protein, which produces MDYFLLKQDEESKNVPVLMDVFNKVDVRNINLLNAHKIDEILIFNVKCTDETEFLDILDRNLFLISEKMKKIIEKYDSGILFKIIPLIDLTNERQENYYMPIFEEIECLSEKAELNLNKTVVKKVILDKEKIKGKKIFKIKESSKTLVVVRLDVAESLLRREFKGLCLKRLEIEA; this is translated from the coding sequence ATGGATTATTTTTTGTTAAAGCAGGATGAAGAATCTAAAAATGTACCAGTGCTAATGGATGTTTTTAATAAGGTAGATGTTAGAAATATAAATTTATTAAATGCTCATAAGATTGATGAGATTCTTATATTTAATGTTAAATGTACTGATGAAACTGAATTTTTAGATATCCTAGATAGAAATTTATTTCTTATTTCTGAGAAAATGAAGAAAATAATTGAAAAGTATGATTCGGGAATTTTATTTAAAATTATTCCGCTTATAGATTTGACTAATGAGAGACAGGAAAATTATTATATGCCAATATTCGAAGAGATAGAATGTTTGAGTGAAAAAGCAGAATTAAATTTAAATAAGACAGTAGTAAAAAAAGTCATTTTGGACAAAGAAAAAATTAAAGGAAAGAAAATTTTCAAGATAAAGGAAAGTTCAAAAACTTTGGTGGTAGTAAGATTAGATGTTGCTGAGAGTCTGCTTAGAAGAGAGTTTAAGGGACTATGTTTAAAAAGATTAGAAATTGAAGCTTAG
- a CDS encoding DUF4280 domain-containing protein: MASGIAYVVRGAKMKCDKGTDTKRINLPVSHGAYSNEKPIMNESDNIVGQNISSFGICSGGCPSSGGNEKRKKCQVKILKEWMNTKEDTLVEGEPALTTDSILICAYGGVIKFITDGQV, translated from the coding sequence TTGGCAAGTGGTATTGCATATGTAGTTAGAGGTGCAAAGATGAAATGTGATAAAGGAACTGATACAAAAAGAATAAATCTACCTGTAAGTCATGGAGCATATTCAAATGAAAAGCCAATAATGAATGAAAGCGATAATATTGTAGGACAAAATATAAGTAGTTTTGGAATATGCAGTGGAGGATGTCCTTCAAGTGGTGGCAACGAAAAAAGGAAAAAGTGTCAAGTGAAGATATTAAAGGAGTGGATGAATACTAAGGAAGATACCTTAGTAGAAGGAGAACCAGCATTGACTACAGATTCAATTTTAATATGTGCTTATGGAGGAGTAATAAAATTTATTACAGATGGACAAGTTTAG
- a CDS encoding DUF5104 domain-containing protein — MKVKRLILFIIIITLSLGLLSCTSYKSMLNERLSELNTNNDNKIADTQFQNIIQSLENKDKEGLKKIFSPNALKEANDIDGGIDYLMKFYKGKMKSRDECTIPSTDLVEDGEKKTELDCKYEVTTDEDTYIVFFVYQRVDTKNPDNVGVYMLQIIKKSDRKDQFDWGGDKTRCAGIYRTGATK; from the coding sequence ATGAAGGTTAAAAGGTTAATATTATTTATAATAATAATTACACTTTCATTAGGTCTATTATCGTGTACTTCTTATAAATCTATGTTAAACGAAAGGTTGTCTGAGTTAAATACAAATAATGATAATAAAATTGCAGATACACAATTTCAGAATATCATACAATCCTTAGAAAATAAGGACAAGGAAGGACTGAAAAAGATATTCTCGCCTAATGCATTGAAAGAAGCAAATGATATTGATGGCGGTATTGATTATTTAATGAAGTTTTATAAAGGAAAGATGAAATCAAGGGATGAATGTACAATACCAAGTACAGACTTAGTTGAGGATGGTGAAAAGAAAACAGAACTTGATTGTAAATATGAAGTTACTACAGATGAAGATACGTATATAGTGTTTTTTGTTTACCAGAGAGTTGATACTAAAAATCCAGATAATGTAGGAGTTTACATGTTACAAATAATTAAGAAGTCAGACAGAAAAGACCAGTTTGACTGGGGCGGAGATAAGACAAGGTGTGCAGGTATTTATCGCACAGGTGCTACCAAATAG
- a CDS encoding DUF5104 domain-containing protein, giving the protein MSTLGVKSDKEIAEARFQKIVECLEDNDKEGLKKIFSSNALKEAKDIDGSIDYISGFFKGKIQSKDVALEVSDHKDNGKNTRELKAFYTVITDEGTYIVFFIDQLVDTKNPDNVGLYMLQIIKESDEEKEFDWGGDKTRCAGIYRPSIAK; this is encoded by the coding sequence GTGTCTACATTAGGTGTTAAAAGTGATAAAGAAATTGCAGAAGCACGTTTTCAGAAAATCGTAGAATGCTTAGAAGATAATGATAAAGAAGGACTGAAAAAAATATTTTCTTCTAATGCATTAAAAGAAGCAAAAGATATTGATGGCAGCATTGATTATATAAGTGGATTTTTTAAAGGTAAAATACAGTCAAAGGATGTTGCACTTGAAGTTTCAGATCATAAAGATAATGGGAAAAATACAAGAGAATTGAAAGCTTTCTACACAGTTATAACGGATGAAGGCACGTATATAGTGTTTTTTATAGATCAATTAGTTGACACTAAAAATCCTGATAATGTTGGTCTTTACATGTTGCAAATAATTAAGGAATCAGATGAAGAAAAAGAGTTTGATTGGGGCGGAGATAAGACAAGGTGTGCAGGTATTTATCGTCCAAGCATTGCAAAATAA